The genomic stretch ATCCCAATTACCGGAAACAACCGCTGTCCCTGTATTGGGATTATGCTGGTGGGCAGGCCTTCGTTTACCTGGACCGGAAGCTCTACCTGCTGGAACCGACTGCTTCGGGCGGCCTCCATACCCGGCTGCTGCTGGCGGATTTTGACCTGGAGACCAACCGCATCATCTGTATAGTATATGATGAGCGTTCCCAGCGTCTGTTTCTTGGCAGTCATACCCGGGGCCTGTTTGTACTGACCAGGAAACAATTCATTACGCTCCGGTCCACGCAGTCGGATGCAGATGAAGTGTACTATGCCCAGGCGCCTTATGGCGATAACCAGGTGCTGACGCCCACCGGCGATGTACTGGGCGTCCGTTCCTCCGGTTTGTCTATCCCGGCCATCCGTAACCGGGTCCAGGATGATCGCTACAGCCTGCTGGCCGATCAGCAGGGGATGATCTGGGTAAAGCAGCGGCAGCAGTTGTACCGTTTTGATGGAACAGGACATCAACTGCTCCGGCAGTACACGCTGCCGGCGGATATCTCGCAATTGTATGAAGGCAGCCCGGGTGAAATACTGATCGGTACGCAGCGGCAAAGCCTGTACCGGCTGAACTATAGCGATGAGCGGGCCCGGCCGGAAGCAATTGTGGGCGGCCTCACCGGCATCTCTTACCTGGCAGGGCATACAAAGGACAGTCTCTGGATAGGGACCAGTCGCGGCCTGTACAGATGGCGTGAAAAAGGCAGGCTGGATACTATCTTCCCGCTGGAAGGAAAACATATCCGCAGCATCCATCCCATATCCCCGGATGAAATATGGATCAGCACATATGGCGATGGTTTTTTCCTTTACCGCGCCGGCAGACTGATCGGCTTTCCGCAGGATGAGGACGGCTACCTGGGCTATACCCATTGCATGGTGCTGGACCAGCAGGGTTATTTCTGGATCACCACCAACAAAGGGTTGTTCCAGGTGTCCAGGCAAGACCTCCTGGCCTTTGCCGGCGGTTATCCCCGCAATCCTTATTATCATTACTACGATAAGCAGGCTGGTTTCAACTCCAATGAATTCAATGGCGGCTGTCAGCCCTGTGGCCTGCTGCTGAAGAACGGCTATTTATCACTCCCCTCCATGAACGGACTGGTATGGGGACGGCCGGAACAGCTGAAAGCGGAACTGCCCGTGAACGAGCTTTTCCTGGACAAGGTGGAGGTAGACGGCCGGGTGCTGGCAGGTTCAGACAGTTTTTTCCTGGACGATCAGTTTGATTTTCTTAAGCTCTATGTCACTACGCCTTATTTCGGGAACGACTACAATATCCACCTTGACTTTGCCTTGGTCCGGAAACAGGATACACCCAACTGGAACCCTATTGGTCCTGACAGGACCATTACCCTCACGGGGCTGTCGTCCGGCAGCTACCGGCTCCTGGTTCGGAAAGTGAATGGCTTTGGGCCGGGCAATCATATGGTCAAAAGCTTCTCCTTTATTGTACCGCCGGCCTATTATGAAAGCTGGTGGTTCCGGCTGGGCTGCCTGCTGATGGTAGTTGCTATTATCTGGGGCTATACCAGGTTGCGGCTGACCTATGTGCAACGGAAAAATAAATTACTGGAAGTAAAGATCGATGAGCGCACACAGACCCTGCTCAATACCCTGACAGACCTTCAGCTGTCGGAAGAGATCCTTCGCCGCCAGACACATATACAGGACCGGTTGATCACAGCCATTACCCATGATATCAAGAGTCCGCTAAAATATATGTCCATGGCGGCCCGCAGGATGGCTGAGCAGGCTGATCTGCAGATGAATACCGGTGAGGTGCAGAAGAATGCACGCATGCTGTATGAAGCTGCCTACAGGATGTACCACCTCACGGATAACCTGTTGCAGTATATCAAGCTCAATTCGCGGGATACACATATCAATTTTGAAACGGTGGATGTTTGTGAACTGGTGGAGGATAAGGTAGAGATATTCCGGGATATAGCAGCGGAGCAGGGCGCCATGTTATACAATGATATTATGCCCGGTCTGCTCCTGCACAGCAACAACCGGCTGCTGGGCGTAGTGATCCATAACCTGATCGATAACGCCGTAAAGGTCACCTACAACGGGCAGGTGGCTGTTTCTGCCATAATACAGGAAGAGAAAGTTTCTATCAGGGTGGAGGATAGCGGGGTAGGGATGAACCGGGAACTGGTGGCCTGGTGTAACCTGGATCCCCTGGAGATGGACCATGAAGCCGGGGATCAGTTCCCGGGCAGCACAGGCTTTGGGCTGATCATTGTCAAGGAACTGGCGGCCCTGATGAACGGCAGGTTACGGGTAACCAGTGATGGTAGTGGCAGCCTCGTGGAATTGCAATTTGATAAAGAGATGCTGGTGTCAGTCTGAGTTGGTGAGCCCCCGCGTTACAAAACGCTGACGGGCACAAGGCATGCCAATGCCTGGCGCCTGTCTGGGTGTTTGACGATATGGGACGTTAACTGAAAAGGCGCACTTTTTCTGCCAGTTCAATAACATTGGCTACTTCCAGTTTTTCGAAGATGCGGGACTTATAGGTGCTGACAGTAGAGATCTGCAAGCTCAGGTGTACGCCAATATCGGCTACACTGGAACCTTTGATGAGTAATTGCATGACTTCCATTTCCCTGTTGGAAAGTAGTTGCAGCGGATTGCCGCTGCCGTTGCCTGATTTGGAGCTGAGGCTGTTCAGCAGGTGCTGCTTCACGGTAGGGCTGATGTATTTTTCGTTGTTGAGTACGCCGCGGATAGCAGTTCGTAATTCCTGTTCCCCTGAATGTTTGACTACATATCCGTCTGCGCCTGCCTGCATATAGCGGAGGGCGAAGAGCTGTTCATCGTATCCTGAAAAGATAAGGATCCTGATCTGTGGCTGGTGCAGCCTGATCACATCAAGCATCTGGAGATTGTTGCCGCCAGGGATATTGATGTCCAGTATAAGGAGGTCGAAGGTTTTGCTGTCCAGTATTTTTAAGGTCTGGGCAAATGTTCCGGCTTCAGCTACATAAACGCCTGCAATAAGGTCTTTGATGATAAGGGCAGTGCCATAACGCACGATCGTGTGATCGTCGGCAATTAAGATGTTCGGCATAGTGATTATTTCATTAGTGTCAGGATCGGAAAGCTGCTGATCTTGCCAAACAAGAGTTACCCGTTATAACCTTGGTTGTGGAATGCGGGCGTAAGATACAATAAATTTCTACACTATACTCGAAGTTATACTACGTCAGATTGGTAATTCTATTATGATCTTTCAGTAACGAGCCGGATATTTTTGTACCCATCCCTGAACCCTGCTGATATCCTTTACAAACCCTGTTTTGCTGACTGGTGAAAACCAGTCGGAACAGTTCGTATTGCCCTGACTGAAAGGATATATTTTGTTGAAGCAGTAAAGCTGTGCTTTACAGTTATGCCGGAGCAGTTGGCTCAAATGACGGCCTGTTGAGGCGTCTGGCGTGTTGATGTTTGATGGTAACTATATGGTGTATCCGAATGTACGTAGAATATATTCTACAACGGTTTCGTAGTAGTTTTACCGGTAAGCTTGCGGAACCTGTTTATTTTTGTCCTGTCACAATCAGAAACAGCAGCAAGGAATAGTGAGATCCGACCCTATAAAAAAGCTAACAACCCAAAATTCTATGATCAGCAAACTGGCCTTTTTATCCTGTGTAATTATCCTTGGCATATCCGTTACTGATGCTCAATCCTTATCAAAGAAAATAGGTTGTTTGATAGGTTTCAGTATGAATGCCACCGACTTTGCCACACCCAATGCCATCAAGGCAACTTCGCTGGGTGATACACTGAAGAATGCCGACTGGCAAAAATTCTCCATCACAGATTTTAGCATTTCCCTGATGTACCGGGAAGGCTTCTCCAACAAGATAGATCTCCCGGCCCGCTATAATGGCCTGTTCATTGAATATACCGGAACAGGTGTGTAGGGCCGCCATTAAAATACTACAAACAGTTCTTGGATCATGGTTCAAAACGGATGCTGCTCTATCAGGTACAAAGAGTAGTTATCCAAGGGTTTCTTGTAAAGGTTCCATTCTTATCCCTGGCCCCGCTTTCCAGTGGGGTCCAGGTAAGAGTGGTATCGCCCGCCAGGCTGTCCACCATCGTATTGTATTAGATAGAGCAGAGCTGAGTCTTCACAAGTAACCAGGCGCTACAGCCCGTATGACGGCGCCCTGGTTTTTTCCCGATCAAACATCATTACAAGCCATGGAACACCTATTTCAGACAGGTTCTATATCGACAGGAGTATATTGGAAAAACAGGATGATGCCCCGGTAATGATGCGGGGGCAACCCCACCAACAGAAAAGCCGTCGGTCCATCTACCGGCGGTTTTTGTTTTAAATCCTTGTCCTACAGGCGGTCCGGTAGAAAATATTTCGTTATTGGCGGCCAAATTGAGTAGTTTGGCATAGAAAATGAATCCATTCATATAAGTGAGAAGTGCGTTCGTGTACTTTTCCGTTTATGATCCGCTAACTACCGTTACTTTGAATAGACCATGGCCTGAGAAGGCCTTGCAACTCATGTACAACAAGAGCTTGGCTGGTTACGCAAGTGATCAGCCGTTGTGACAACCCCGTTTATGTCACTAAAAAGGAAATGTATCTACATTTCCTTTTTGTTTATTTGCAGTTTGGCGGGCTGCCCGGCAAAGCGGTAGCGGCCCGGCTCCCCAAAAATTAATTCTCCTGAAAGCTATGTACCGGAAGAAACTGGAAGTGGATATTATTCTTGATGTACTGGAAGCCGTACTGAAGCGGCAGCCCGACAGTGTTTTTGTGCGCAGCCTCTGGCACCAGTACCAGGAGCGGGGTGGTCTCAGTAAAAAACAGCTGGAAGGGCTCTATGGGAAAGCCCAGAAGTGCCAGGAACTGCCGGCCGCCAAGCTGGCCACCCTGGAGGCGGTGATCCGCCAGCGACCTACCCGGTATAAATCGGCCCCGCCTGTGGCTAAACCGCTTTATGAAAAAGACAATAATGTAGGGGAGATGATCAGCGAGATCCTGGCCCGCTATCCCCAGCACAAGCGGGTCCTGTTCTTCAAATCCCGGTTTGACAACAATGAGGCCCTGACCCCGGCGGAAGTGACGGAACTGGAGAAGTTCCGGAAGTTGTTGAAGTAGGATATTTATTACCATAATAGTTCTTTTAATATTATGGTAATCTGCGTATTAGACATTCCCAGGTAATTTTTCTGGTATTTAATATGCTATATATAGCATCAAAAAATAGTTTATCCATGCTGTAAATAGCATTAAAAAAACGATTGTCTATGCTATTTATAGCATCAAAATGATTAAATTTGATGCTATAAATAGCATAGATATGGGCTACTGGGACAAAAAAATCGTCAGACAGCAGTTAGATGATAAACTGCAAAAGGTCAAAACCCTGCCTGGTTCTTTAAATCAGGACACCGGATGGATTAAAGTTATCCGGGAATCTTTGGGTATGTCTACCAGGCAACTTGCCCAAAGGGTAGGTATTGATCAGTCCCGTATAACCCGCCTTGAAAATGCAGAAATTGATGGGGACCTGAAATTGTCTTCCCTCAAAAAAATTGCTGAAGGGCTCAACATGCGGTTCGTCTATGCCATTGTAGTGGAAGGAAGCCTGGAAGAAATGATGCTGGAACAGGCAAAGAAAATTGCATTAAAGCGAATGGCGCAGGTCAACCAGACAATGAAGTTGGAAAAGCAGGAGCTTTCTGACGAACAAAAGGCAAAGGCGCTGGAAGATTTGATCCAGAAAATTTTAGTCGAAGAACCAAAAGACTTTTGGGACCAATGATACCAATTAACTATCCGCCCGGAGCTACACCGCTTGACGAGGATGAGCTTGATGGGTTGAAATTAAAACATATTACCGCTCGCGTTGAGTTGGACCGTTGGGAGCAGGATAATATCCAGGATGCGCTGGCATGGGTAGCCAGAAGACGCAGGAAAGATATCCTGACGGAGGAGTTTGTCTGCCTGTTACATAAAAAGATGTTTGAAAAAGTTTGGAAATGGGCAGGACGTTTTCGCCGGACTGATAAAAATATCGGTATTCAATGGTTGGAAATCCCAGTAAGTGTAAGGCAGTTGCTGGATGATGTCCGGTATTGGGTTGAGCAGAAAGTATTTTCGCCGGATGAAATTGCCTATCGGCTACACCATAAACTTGTTTTTATTCATTTGTTCCCGAATGGCAATGGAAGGCATTCCCGGCTGCTGTCGGATATTTTGTTATGGGAAGTATTTAAGAAGGAACCCTTTACCTGGGGAAGTCAGCAACTTACCGATGCAGGTAAAGCAAGAAAGCAATACATCGCGGCATTGAAAGCGGCGGATCTGCAGGATTATAGTCTGCTGGAAAAATTTGTACGATCCTAAGGTGACACGTGAAAGGTAGATTTCAGATACTTTTCAGGGTGTAGTTTGGTAAGAAAGAGATTGAGATTATTTACCAAATGACCGTTATTTCAGTCAAAACAAGGAGTAAATGACCGGAATAACGGTCATTTTAATATTGGGCTGTACTAAATGATGAGATGGGCTATCCTGAAATATTCAGGAATTTTGCGGCTTATCTGCATTTTGGGGAGCGGAGTTTTGGTCGTCTTCTTCGCTGATCACGTTTTCGGCCAATTCTGATAATTTATCTGCTACATGCTTGAGGTCCTTGATCTTATTTTTCAGGACTATGATCTCATTGCGGAGTTTGGTCTTATTATCAGTTGCAACAGGTGCTTCATCAACTGTTCTGGGAAGATCACCTTTGAAGTTGCGCCAGTCTTCAGCGTCCATCCAGGCTTCCACCAGGGATCTTTCTGCGTAGTTGGTGGGAACGCTGTTTTTCCATTTATACATCTTGTCCTCATTAATGCCCAGTTGCTTGGCCAGTTGGGAGACGGTGACACCTCTGTCTTTTCGGATCTGCTGGAAGCGCTGGAGAAATGGATCTTTTTTAGTCACGATTGATCAAGGTCAAGATTGTGGAATAATTTTCTTATTCGCGCAAATTTTGGAAAAAAATTCCAGTACATTTGTCGCTTACAAATTTAATGTAAAAATTTGAGGAAATGACTATTTCGGATAAGGCTATTCGTGAAATCAAAGGCAATAACCGGTTAATAGCCCGGTTGATGATCGCTTTCGATCGTAGCCAGAATACGATCGAGAACTGGATGGCTGCAAAAGACATCCGGTTGACCACTCCAATCGCTGTGCAGATCATTGCTGAAGAAGCAGGACTGCCCGAAAATGAGATCCTGGAGCAACCTGCCCGAAACCAAGGGTAGGCGAGGATCTTCAGGCCCCGGGGTGGGGCCGCTGGTTAACATTGCTTAGGGAGGTAAAACCTCTTTCTTCTGACACAACCTTATTTTTCCAACAGATAGTTACAGCAGCTTGCTGACCTGCACTATTATCCGGAGGCCAGTCTGCTGGTATATAGACTGAATGAATTCTTGATCACAATCAACGCACATTCAGCGCTACTGGCCGATCTTGCCAATTATTCTGACAGCTTCACCATTATACAGGCCGGATGATGGCCGACAACTTTAATACCAATACCCTGGCCTGCATTTTGCCTTTTCTGTGATAAGGATGTATATTGTCAGAAAGCCATTGCTCTTTCACACGTTACGGGTGTCTTCCTGTCTTTGGCGGATACCTGAAAAAATAAAAATCCCCCGGCTTCATTTACCGGGGGATGGAGGACAGGCTGGTTAATTGCCATCGTAGTCGTGGCGGATAGCATCTTTGATGCATTCGCCACAGGTAGCATAACCTTCCGGGGAGGCGCCGATCATTCGTCTGCCAACGAATAGGCGCCACCTCCATTCTCCACAAAAATTCATCATGAGCTGCCTTTCGCAGGGTGGCTCAAACCATCCCTGCTCCTGATGTATTTCCTCCTCCCACCACCGGATCTTTCCTGTTGCCTGCCTCCTGCGTTTTGCTGTCCGCATGTGGCTTCTGTATTGAGTGGTAAACAATAGGACGGGTTCCCGTTGCAAGCGGCGATCCGTTCCCGGACCGGTCCGGCTGCAACCATTTTACCAATCAATAGCCAGTGCAACAAAAAAGAACTACTGCTCCGGTCCAATGCCAGATCAGCAGGCGCCTGCCTATATGTATAACATGATGCGGGCAAATATGCCCCATCGTTTTTACTGATAATTATGCAGATTTTTATGAGTGGAAACCCGGATGCCGCAAGGGGGTAAAACCCAGCATGACGCTGGTGCAAATCAGAACCTTTTTACCCAGTAACTCACTGGTTAACCACTTCAATATCCGTAAATTTTCTCCGGTAACGTACACGAACAACCTATCACCAGCAAGCTCAAGCCGGGTTGCCTGGTTGATCAAAATGGCCCGGATAAATGGGTAAATCCTGGAAGGGGTTAGGCGGAAATCCTGGCCATCAGGCTGCTTTTTACTGGTGCCCGACGAAGTTAATAAAAAACGTTGTCTGAAAAAATCTGTCAAAAAAAATCCACAGGAAAATTCAGTTTTCTTATCGCTGATCAATATGACTGCTAAGGATTTCCAAAAAAATAAGGTGCTTTTCCCGTTTTTAAAATGGGTGGTTATACGGTTGCCGGCGTCCTCCCCGGCGCCGGATTCCGGCACTTGTAGACATTACTGTAGATGAATACTGGATTTGCCAGCAATTTCCTGCTAATTCCTTCCGGGTGTTTCCCGGTTCAGCAATGGGGATTACACCCTATTCTTTCGGGAAAGAACAGGGGAGGTTAGTGTTCCTGCCTGTAGCCGGCTGCTATTCTGTTAGCCGCTCTCCGGGACCTGCCGGGAACGATTGCGTAAATAAAGAAAGGCGGCCCGTGGCTTTATTGTTGAATTCTGCCTACAATTGTCGGGACGATTGAACCTTATACCACTTGCCATTATGGACTTGTATACCATACAGCAGCAGATCTGCCGCGGGGACGAACAGGCCCTCAGCACCCTGTATGGCCTGTATGCCAGGCGCTTACTGCATTTTGCCCGCCTCATTACCCGCTCGGGCGACCAGTCAGAAGAAATAGTGGAGGATGTTTTTGTCAAACTATGGACACAACGTCATCGCCTTGCCGGGATCGATAACCTGGCCGTCTATCTCTATGTGGCGGTGAAGAATACTGCCCTGAATGCACTTTCCCGCAAAGCCCGTCAACTGGTACTGGCTCCCTTTGATGAACTGGATATCGCTATCAGCGCTGTCCCTGATCCTCATCACCTGCTGGTCAGCGCCGAGTTGCTGAAGAAAATGCAACAGGCCGTAGACGGGTTGCCGCCCCGCTGTCGCATGATCTTCAAACTGGTGCGTGAAGATGGCCTCCGCCATCGGGAAGTTGCCCAGATCCTCAATATCTCCATTCATACCGTTGATGTACAGATGGCCATCGCTATTAAAAAGATCTGCCATGCATTACAGGTTGGCAATAACCTGCCTGCGCGTTCGAAACCAAAATAAAGGTCACTACAGTATAGACATACCCTTGGTTCGTCCCCGAAAACAAAAAAGTTACTCCCCGCCGGGAGCCACCTTTCTCAGCGCTTATTCCCAAAAAAAACTTTCAAAAAAAGCGTTTCCCCTTTAATGGTGTTTCGCCATTCCACTGTCCTTCCCGTATAAACGCAATTGTACAGGATGGAAAATCCGGAAGCCATTTATTTCTTACTCTCCCGTTACCTGAGCGGGGACGCAACAGAAGCGGAGAGCGCCCGGCTGTTGAAAGCCCTGCAGGAGGATCCGCAGCTGATGTGGCAGTTTGACCTGCTGCAACAGGTATGGACAGCGGGAAATCCTTTGCCTGCCGTACCCCCGGGCACTGATAAGATCCAGCGTATCCTGCAACTGGCGGCTGTTCAGCAATTGCTGTCGCCCGGAGACCAGGAAACAACTGATAAAAACCTGTCGCTCACCGAAGCAGCAGATCCCGGCGAGGCATCCCTGCCGGCTACTGATGCTTCCCTGCACTGGCAGGACCTCCACAAAGCCGCCATCGCCCGGCGGCGACGGGCACGCTGGCGTGCTGGCGCACTGCTGGCCTGCCTGCTCCTGGCGGCAGGTGCACTGCACTACTGGCAAAACCGCTCCTCGCAGGCAGCACCCAATGAGGTGGTGTCCCTCAAAGGCAGCAAGACCCGCACCCTGCTGCCGGACGGCTCCACGGTATGGCTCAATGCCGGCAGCTCCATTGAATATACCGGTAATCTTTCCGGGCCGCTGCGGGAACTTACCCTGGTGGGAGAGGCCTTCTTCGATATTGTGCCACAGCCCAACAGGCCCTTCATTGTCCATACAGGTACTATTGATATAAAAGTCCTGGGGACGGCTTTTAATGTAAAATCCTATGCTGATGATCCCACCGTAGAGACCACCCTGCTGCGCGGGATGGTGCAGGTCTCCCGCGTGGGCGTTCTTTCCGGAACACCAATGGTCCTGCATCCGCACCAGAAAATTGTGTTGCAGAAACAACTGGTAAAGCTGCCGGATGCAGCCCTGCAGGAACAGTCCACTACGCAGCGACTGTCCCTGCCTGCCCCGACCATTATCCAGCTGGACAGCGCCCTCCGGGAGCAGGAACTGCTGGAGACCGCCTGGGTCTATAACCGCCTGCAGTTCAGGGGCGATGATTTTCCCGGCCTGGCCAGGAAGCTGGAACGCTGGTACAATATCAATATCCATTTTGTGGACGCTGCCGTGCAATCGCTCACCTTCAACGGCTCGCTGGAGAACGAGACCGTAGAACAGGCATTCCGCGCATTGCAGGCCGCCGCTTCATTTGATTACTCTATAAAAGGAAATGATGTATTTATTAATTCACGAAAACCAGCTGCGCCCTAAATAGCAGGAATAGAAAACGGAGAATGTTTGCACCATTCCCCGTTGGATTACAGGTTAAAATTTCCGTAGGCGTCCCCCCGCAAAAGGGCGGGGGAGCAGCTATTATTTAACCCATAAGAATACTAATGTATGAAAAGTTTTCTAACGGTTGCCAAAAAGCCGTTGCTCGTCAAAGCGCTGCTTATTATGAAAATAACCTTCTTTCTGCTGCTGGCTGCATTGCATGTTTCCGCCGGCGGGCTTGGCCAGGAAAAGCTGAGCCTGCGCTTCAAACAGGCGGAGATAGCCAGCATCCTACAGGTGATTGAAAAGCAAAGCAATTTCCGCTTTCTCTATAACGACCAGCTCAGCGGCATCCGCCAAAAGATCTCCCTCGATGTAAAGGAAGCCAGTATCCGCCAGGCCCTTGACCTGATCTTTGCTAATAGCCCCCTCACTTATCAGTTCATGGACAATAAGCTGATAGTGGTGAAGGAAGAGCCCGTCCG from Candidatus Pseudobacter hemicellulosilyticus encodes the following:
- a CDS encoding ATP-binding protein, translating into MDTLQYALRHYTDENGLPQNSIKGLVLNKSGFLWMATENGVVRFDGRQFRTYDKTNLGLSSSRIVWLQPDIAHGGYFAETDKGELISINRSEASLLPPGFLPPETAININKTYRGNYPEFITLGLPNIFSRVLRFDSYKIPAGPDTYFSLRRDTVAWFTNNQEMVRTILPNASPYDFFLVKGQLYHLSNYVLRHFRDGAMLPESLSGDILLHPNYRKQPLSLYWDYAGGQAFVYLDRKLYLLEPTASGGLHTRLLLADFDLETNRIICIVYDERSQRLFLGSHTRGLFVLTRKQFITLRSTQSDADEVYYAQAPYGDNQVLTPTGDVLGVRSSGLSIPAIRNRVQDDRYSLLADQQGMIWVKQRQQLYRFDGTGHQLLRQYTLPADISQLYEGSPGEILIGTQRQSLYRLNYSDERARPEAIVGGLTGISYLAGHTKDSLWIGTSRGLYRWREKGRLDTIFPLEGKHIRSIHPISPDEIWISTYGDGFFLYRAGRLIGFPQDEDGYLGYTHCMVLDQQGYFWITTNKGLFQVSRQDLLAFAGGYPRNPYYHYYDKQAGFNSNEFNGGCQPCGLLLKNGYLSLPSMNGLVWGRPEQLKAELPVNELFLDKVEVDGRVLAGSDSFFLDDQFDFLKLYVTTPYFGNDYNIHLDFALVRKQDTPNWNPIGPDRTITLTGLSSGSYRLLVRKVNGFGPGNHMVKSFSFIVPPAYYESWWFRLGCLLMVVAIIWGYTRLRLTYVQRKNKLLEVKIDERTQTLLNTLTDLQLSEEILRRQTHIQDRLITAITHDIKSPLKYMSMAARRMAEQADLQMNTGEVQKNARMLYEAAYRMYHLTDNLLQYIKLNSRDTHINFETVDVCELVEDKVEIFRDIAAEQGAMLYNDIMPGLLLHSNNRLLGVVIHNLIDNAVKVTYNGQVAVSAIIQEEKVSIRVEDSGVGMNRELVAWCNLDPLEMDHEAGDQFPGSTGFGLIIVKELAALMNGRLRVTSDGSGSLVELQFDKEMLVSV
- a CDS encoding response regulator transcription factor, whose protein sequence is MPNILIADDHTIVRYGTALIIKDLIAGVYVAEAGTFAQTLKILDSKTFDLLILDINIPGGNNLQMLDVIRLHQPQIRILIFSGYDEQLFALRYMQAGADGYVVKHSGEQELRTAIRGVLNNEKYISPTVKQHLLNSLSSKSGNGSGNPLQLLSNREMEVMQLLIKGSSVADIGVHLSLQISTVSTYKSRIFEKLEVANVIELAEKVRLFS
- a CDS encoding mobile mystery protein A — protein: MGYWDKKIVRQQLDDKLQKVKTLPGSLNQDTGWIKVIRESLGMSTRQLAQRVGIDQSRITRLENAEIDGDLKLSSLKKIAEGLNMRFVYAIVVEGSLEEMMLEQAKKIALKRMAQVNQTMKLEKQELSDEQKAKALEDLIQKILVEEPKDFWDQ
- a CDS encoding mobile mystery protein B, with product MIPINYPPGATPLDEDELDGLKLKHITARVELDRWEQDNIQDALAWVARRRRKDILTEEFVCLLHKKMFEKVWKWAGRFRRTDKNIGIQWLEIPVSVRQLLDDVRYWVEQKVFSPDEIAYRLHHKLVFIHLFPNGNGRHSRLLSDILLWEVFKKEPFTWGSQQLTDAGKARKQYIAALKAADLQDYSLLEKFVRS
- a CDS encoding helix-turn-helix domain-containing protein — translated: MTKKDPFLQRFQQIRKDRGVTVSQLAKQLGINEDKMYKWKNSVPTNYAERSLVEAWMDAEDWRNFKGDLPRTVDEAPVATDNKTKLRNEIIVLKNKIKDLKHVADKLSELAENVISEEDDQNSAPQNADKPQNS
- a CDS encoding RNA polymerase sigma-70 factor, coding for MDLYTIQQQICRGDEQALSTLYGLYARRLLHFARLITRSGDQSEEIVEDVFVKLWTQRHRLAGIDNLAVYLYVAVKNTALNALSRKARQLVLAPFDELDIAISAVPDPHHLLVSAELLKKMQQAVDGLPPRCRMIFKLVREDGLRHREVAQILNISIHTVDVQMAIAIKKICHALQVGNNLPARSKPK
- a CDS encoding FecR family protein, with the translated sequence MENPEAIYFLLSRYLSGDATEAESARLLKALQEDPQLMWQFDLLQQVWTAGNPLPAVPPGTDKIQRILQLAAVQQLLSPGDQETTDKNLSLTEAADPGEASLPATDASLHWQDLHKAAIARRRRARWRAGALLACLLLAAGALHYWQNRSSQAAPNEVVSLKGSKTRTLLPDGSTVWLNAGSSIEYTGNLSGPLRELTLVGEAFFDIVPQPNRPFIVHTGTIDIKVLGTAFNVKSYADDPTVETTLLRGMVQVSRVGVLSGTPMVLHPHQKIVLQKQLVKLPDAALQEQSTTQRLSLPAPTIIQLDSALREQELLETAWVYNRLQFRGDDFPGLARKLERWYNINIHFVDAAVQSLTFNGSLENETVEQAFRALQAAASFDYSIKGNDVFINSRKPAAP